In the genome of Dermacentor variabilis isolate Ectoservices chromosome 5, ASM5094787v1, whole genome shotgun sequence, one region contains:
- the LOC142582155 gene encoding uncharacterized protein LOC142582155, whose product MHVTERGVVRTAIWLLSLTGFIWQTAIILKMYFQYPFSVTVVEELQKGIMFPALTVCTENWINKSAFCTLLKSNCDDNDEPRPGQLSVLVQDLEAQAKVSMSAGDMFECYLRSSDPTCSAIRCKENIVRTYFRYPNHMCYTLDLIEYAESESKFLQCKAPWTWELQMNVYWTTRASVAIEDTNKFPVIVHRPETCLPDKLSAIVGETGVEYALSVTQVRAILSLYLLLGDTSYDVRLTGMGVASLVRTFLISVLIFLFPQFLVQGLYKRRVRKTKFRIHKKKIRHTCRPWSDCFVLFIARIKHFGLTVKFSSDTQKIFVYEPNLTVSDFGRLR is encoded by the exons ATGCACGTAACAGAACGTGGTGTGGTGCGCACTGCAATATGGCTCCTTTCACTCACGGGTTTCATTTGGCAGACGGCCATAATCCTCAAGATGTATTTCCAGTACCCATTCTCTGTCACAGTTGTCGAAGAACTCCAGAAGGGTATCATGTTCCCAGCCCTCACTGTCTGCACGGAAAACTG GATTAACAAGTCAGCCTTCTGCACCCTGTTGAAAAGCAACTGCGACGATAACGATGAG CCTCGTCCCGGCCAACTGTCGGTGCTGGTGCAAGACCTGGAGGCACAGGCCAAGGTGTCCATGTCCGCGGGTGACATGTTCGAGTGTTACTTGCGCTCCAGTGACCCAACCTGCTCGGCCATTCGGTGCAAAGAGAA CATAGTGCGCACATACTTCCGCTACCCGAACCACATGTGCTACACGCTGGACCTTATAGAGTACGCGGAGTCGGAGAGCAAATTTCTCCAGTGCAAAGCGCCTTGGACATGGG AGCTCCAAATGAATGTATACTGGACCACGAGAGCTTCGGTGGCCATTGAAGACACGAATAAATTTCCGGTGATTGTACATAGACCTGAGACGTGCCTCCCAGACAAGCTGTCTGCTATCGTGGGAGAAACCGGTGTTGAATACGCGCTCTCTGTTACGCAGGTGCGTGCAATTCTCTCGTTGTA CCTCCTCTTAGG GGACACTTCATACGACGTTCGACTCACGGGCATGGGAGTGGCTTCG CTCGTTCGCACTTTTCTAATATCTGTTCTGATTTTTCTCTTTCCTCAATTTCTAGTCCAAGGTCTTTACAAGCGACGAGTAAGGAAAACAAAATTtcgtatacataaaaaaaaaatcaggcacACTTGTCGACCGTGGAGCGACTGCTTTGTTCTTTTCATTGCAAGGATCAAGCATTTCGGCCTGACCGTAAAGTTCTCCTCGGACACACAGAAGATCTTCGTCTACGAGCCTAATCTCACGGTGAGTGACTTTGGCCGTTTACGGTGA